A genomic stretch from Chryseobacterium sp. SNU WT5 includes:
- a CDS encoding c-type cytochrome: MKKYLMIVALIAVVSCSKKEANPNMDSNVMLEEPVAKVVDSAAAGKNEGLALIEGADCLTCHKMDVRVVGPSYQEVADKYTEGDLDMLANKIIDGGKGNWGEIPMTPHAGMSKENAKKMVEYIMTLKK; encoded by the coding sequence ATGAAAAAGTATTTAATGATTGTCGCTTTAATCGCAGTCGTTTCATGTAGTAAAAAAGAAGCTAATCCTAATATGGACTCTAATGTGATGTTGGAAGAACCTGTTGCAAAGGTTGTAGATTCAGCAGCTGCAGGGAAAAATGAAGGTCTTGCACTTATTGAGGGTGCTGACTGTCTAACTTGTCATAAAATGGATGTAAGAGTTGTGGGGCCATCTTATCAGGAAGTGGCGGACAAATACACAGAAGGTGATTTAGATATGCTTGCTAATAAAATTATTGATGGTGGGAAAGGTAATTGGGGAGAGATCCCAATGACTCCGCATGCTGGCATGAGTAAAGAAAACGCGAAAAAAATGG
- a CDS encoding c-type cytochrome: MKSLRTIAFAALAFTLFSCGGDKKTDSIPSGSAETTAATNNESTAEMEATAAKYDPNRGLGKHENVDVSKFDPAMAAAGKKVAEVKCTSCHKTTDEKLVGPGWKGVTTRQTPAWIMNFISNPDPMIDVDPELQKQLELCLVRMPNQGLSDTEAREVLEYMREIDGAK, translated from the coding sequence ATGAAATCATTAAGAACAATTGCATTTGCAGCACTGGCTTTTACACTATTCTCTTGTGGAGGAGACAAGAAAACAGATTCTATTCCTTCAGGATCAGCAGAAACAACTGCAGCTACTAACAACGAAAGCACTGCTGAAATGGAAGCAACTGCGGCAAAGTATGACCCAAACAGAGGTTTAGGTAAACATGAAAACGTTGATGTATCTAAATTTGATCCAGCAATGGCTGCTGCAGGTAAAAAAGTTGCTGAAGTTAAATGTACTTCTTGCCACAAAACAACCGATGAAAAATTAGTTGGTCCAGGTTGGAAAGGGGTTACTACAAGACAAACACCAGCATGGATCATGAACTTTATTTCTAATCCAGATCCAATGATCGATGTAGATCCAGAATTACAAAAACAATTAGAACTTTGTTTGGTAAGAATGCCAAATCAAGGTCTTAGCGATACTGAAGCTAGAGAGGTTCTCGAATATATGAGAGAGATCGACGGCGCAAAATAA
- the nosZ gene encoding Sec-dependent nitrous-oxide reductase, with the protein MKTYKKIGLAAFAAVSIVACKPKGTETAVSGDAAQKVYVAPGKHDEVMSFVSGGFNGQISVVGLPSGRTLKIVPVFSVHPENGYGFSEETKPMLETSHGFIPWDDQHHLALSQTNGEIDGRYLFANANNTPRVAKIDLKTFRTTEILEIPNSAGNHSSPFLTENTEYVVAGTRFAVPVDGQGDVPIESFKENFKGYLSFIGIGKEDGKMDITFQIEAPGFNFDLSHAGKGKSHGWFFFSCYNSEQANTLLEVNASQNEKDFIMAVNWKKAEEYLKAGKAKKMAVEYAHNTFDESTQMAKSEILKEVSVLSAKELKDICYLIPCPKSPHGCDVDPTGEYIIGSGKLAALIPVFSFDKLMKAIEKKDFSGEFDGIPILKYESVLHGEVQKPGLGPLHTEFDGKGNAYTSMFVSSEVVKWDIKTCKVLDRTPTFYSVGHLMVVGGDTKKPYGKYLVAYNKITKDRYLPTGPELAQSAQLFDISGDKMKLLLDFPTIGEPHYAQAGPAELFTKNQVKFYKLAENKHPYVTRGEGESKVVREGNKVHVYMTSIRSHFAPDNIEGVKVGDEVYFHVTNLEQDWDVPHGFAVKGAQNAELLIMPGETSTLKWVPVKPGMYPMYCTDFCSALHQEMQGYVRVSPAGSNTPLIYSLNNKKDNAQSPVKEGETK; encoded by the coding sequence ATGAAAACTTACAAGAAAATTGGACTCGCTGCCTTTGCAGCGGTTAGTATTGTCGCATGTAAACCGAAGGGTACGGAAACAGCTGTTTCGGGTGATGCGGCACAGAAAGTTTACGTTGCTCCAGGCAAACATGATGAAGTAATGAGTTTCGTCAGCGGTGGCTTCAACGGTCAAATTAGTGTGGTTGGATTGCCAAGTGGTAGAACTTTGAAAATCGTTCCTGTATTTTCGGTTCACCCAGAAAATGGATATGGATTCAGTGAAGAAACCAAACCAATGCTCGAAACCTCTCACGGATTTATCCCTTGGGATGACCAACACCACCTTGCTTTGTCGCAAACAAACGGTGAAATTGACGGTAGATATTTATTTGCTAACGCGAATAATACGCCACGTGTTGCAAAAATTGACTTGAAAACTTTCAGAACGACGGAAATCCTTGAGATCCCAAACTCTGCAGGAAATCACTCATCTCCTTTCTTAACAGAAAACACCGAGTATGTTGTTGCAGGTACCCGTTTTGCAGTACCAGTTGATGGCCAAGGTGACGTTCCAATTGAATCTTTCAAAGAAAATTTCAAAGGTTACCTTTCTTTCATCGGAATTGGAAAAGAGGACGGAAAAATGGACATTACCTTCCAGATTGAAGCCCCAGGATTTAATTTTGACCTATCCCATGCAGGTAAAGGAAAATCTCACGGATGGTTTTTCTTCTCTTGCTATAACTCTGAACAGGCTAATACGCTACTTGAAGTAAATGCTTCTCAAAATGAGAAAGATTTTATCATGGCAGTGAACTGGAAGAAAGCTGAAGAATATCTGAAAGCAGGAAAAGCTAAAAAAATGGCGGTAGAATATGCTCACAATACATTTGATGAGTCTACCCAAATGGCGAAATCAGAAATTTTAAAAGAAGTATCCGTACTTTCTGCTAAAGAATTAAAAGACATCTGTTACTTAATTCCTTGTCCAAAATCTCCACACGGCTGTGATGTTGACCCAACAGGTGAGTATATCATTGGATCTGGTAAATTAGCAGCTTTAATTCCTGTATTCAGCTTTGATAAATTAATGAAAGCGATTGAAAAGAAAGATTTCTCTGGTGAATTTGATGGAATTCCAATTCTTAAATATGAATCAGTATTACACGGTGAAGTTCAAAAACCGGGTCTCGGACCACTCCACACAGAATTTGATGGAAAAGGAAATGCTTACACATCCATGTTCGTTTCTTCAGAAGTAGTGAAATGGGACATTAAAACTTGTAAAGTATTAGACAGAACACCTACGTTCTATTCTGTTGGTCACCTTATGGTTGTTGGCGGAGATACTAAAAAACCGTATGGAAAGTATTTAGTAGCTTATAACAAAATTACTAAAGACCGATATTTACCAACTGGACCTGAATTGGCACAATCTGCTCAATTATTTGACATCAGTGGTGATAAAATGAAACTGCTGCTAGATTTCCCAACCATTGGTGAACCGCATTATGCACAAGCAGGACCTGCCGAACTATTCACTAAAAACCAGGTAAAATTCTATAAACTGGCAGAAAACAAACATCCTTATGTAACTCGCGGAGAAGGTGAAAGTAAAGTGGTAAGGGAAGGAAATAAAGTTCACGTTTACATGACTTCTATCCGTTCTCACTTTGCACCAGATAATATAGAGGGAGTAAAAGTTGGTGACGAAGTTTACTTCCACGTAACGAATCTAGAACAGGACTGGGATGTTCCACATGGATTTGCAGTGAAAGGCGCACAAAACGCCGAACTCTTAATTATGCCAGGTGAAACAAGCACCCTTAAGTGGGTTCCAGTGAAACCAGGAATGTATCCAATGTACTGTACCGACTTCTGTTCTGCACTGCACCAGGAAATGCAGGGATATGTACGAGTATCTCCCGCAGGTAGCAATACCCCACTTATATATTCTTTGAATAATAAGAAAGACAACGCACAGAGCCCAGTGAAAGAAGGTGAAACAAAGTAA
- a CDS encoding nitrous oxide reductase accessory protein NosL, whose translation MKLFRNSIIAASMITLVACAEKGPQEISVGKDQCDNCKMTISEPKYATQLLTEKGRLYKFDDISCLQDYEISNAETTVNAKTYVADFPTGDFFETNTATLIKGGEIKSPMGGNTQAFKDKSTAEKAAASLGATLVTK comes from the coding sequence ATGAAGTTATTTAGAAACTCAATTATTGCGGCTAGTATGATAACCTTAGTTGCTTGTGCAGAAAAAGGTCCTCAAGAAATTTCAGTCGGTAAAGACCAATGTGATAATTGCAAAATGACCATTTCTGAACCTAAGTATGCTACCCAATTATTAACAGAAAAAGGCAGACTTTATAAATTTGATGACATCAGCTGTCTTCAGGACTATGAGATTTCTAATGCAGAAACGACGGTTAATGCTAAAACTTACGTTGCCGATTTTCCCACAGGAGATTTTTTTGAAACAAATACTGCGACTTTAATTAAAGGAGGCGAAATTAAAAGTCCAATGGGCGGAAATACGCAAGCATTTAAAGATAAATCTACCGCTGAAAAAGCTGCCGCTTCATTGGGAGCTACTCTTGTCACAAAATAA
- a CDS encoding nitrous oxide reductase family maturation protein NosD produces MKNTITFFLLLFLPVLAFSATLKVGKGEQFTSIKLAVAAAKSGDTILVYKGLYKEGTIDLEKSLTLIGIDRPIIDGNLEGEIITLRADHIVLKGFKLINSGRDEIRSVAAIHIYSSADSVIDNNILENNHFGIYVQRGIRCLISNNKITTNRGTSEENIGDGIHLLGSREIWVKNNYITGHKDGIYLEKNVKCYVYHNLSRANLRYGLHFMFSNDSVYTSNVFDNNGAGVAVMYAMNVSMYNNKFINNWGDSVFGLLLKEISYSKIKGNVFQSNTTGIFADGATKIDFYNNQFEDNGWAIKINSNCMENRVMRNDFINNTFDISTNGSTVMNDFRLNYWDKYEGYDLNKDKIGDIPFHPLSLYSVLVEQNPSVMLLFRSFLVDMLDRTEKILPSLTPESFVDDQPLMKPVNYKTDS; encoded by the coding sequence ATGAAAAACACCATCACTTTCTTTTTACTTTTGTTTTTACCGGTTTTAGCATTCTCAGCTACTTTGAAAGTCGGTAAAGGTGAGCAGTTTACTTCCATAAAATTAGCTGTCGCCGCCGCAAAGAGCGGCGATACCATTTTGGTGTATAAAGGACTTTACAAAGAAGGAACGATAGATCTTGAAAAATCCTTGACCTTAATCGGAATTGACAGGCCCATTATCGACGGTAACCTTGAGGGTGAAATTATCACTCTGCGAGCAGATCACATCGTTTTAAAAGGTTTTAAATTAATAAACAGCGGAAGAGATGAAATCCGAAGTGTGGCCGCGATACACATTTATAGCAGTGCAGATTCCGTAATTGATAATAATATTTTGGAAAATAATCATTTCGGAATTTACGTTCAAAGAGGAATACGCTGCCTAATAAGCAACAACAAGATCACCACCAACCGCGGAACCTCAGAAGAAAACATTGGTGACGGGATTCATCTTTTAGGAAGCAGGGAGATCTGGGTGAAAAACAACTATATCACAGGACACAAAGATGGGATCTATCTTGAAAAGAATGTGAAGTGTTACGTTTATCATAACCTTTCGCGCGCTAATCTTCGATATGGTTTACACTTTATGTTCTCAAACGACAGTGTTTACACTTCCAATGTTTTTGATAATAACGGTGCCGGAGTTGCGGTCATGTACGCTATGAACGTGAGTATGTACAATAATAAATTCATTAATAACTGGGGAGACAGTGTTTTCGGTCTTTTATTAAAAGAAATTTCTTACAGTAAGATCAAAGGCAATGTATTCCAAAGCAACACAACCGGAATTTTTGCAGATGGTGCCACCAAAATTGATTTTTATAATAATCAGTTTGAAGATAATGGCTGGGCGATAAAAATAAATTCTAACTGCATGGAAAATCGGGTGATGAGAAATGATTTTATTAATAATACTTTTGACATTAGTACTAACGGGTCCACGGTAATGAATGATTTTAGATTGAATTACTGGGACAAATATGAAGGATATGATCTGAACAAAGATAAAATAGGAGATATTCCTTTTCATCCACTTAGTTTATATTCTGTTTTGGTAGAACAAAACCCATCCGTCATGTTATTATTTAGAAGTTTCCTTGTTGACATGCTCGATAGGACAGAGAAAATATTACCAAGCCTTACCCCAGAAAGTTTTGTTGATGATCAACCATTAATGAAACCCGTAAATTATAAAACAGATTCGTAA
- a CDS encoding ABC transporter ATP-binding protein, protein MIEIKNLTKKFNKFTALNDINLSFQNGHSIALIGPNGCGKTTLIKCILGLNVVIDGDILVDGRSVKEDYKYREIIGYMPQIGRYPENMTIEETIKMIKDTRKNTDADLDTELLDAFELREIYDKKMRTLSGGTTQKVSAVLAFLFNPKVIILDEPTAGLDPLATEILKNKIIKEKNKGKLIIITSHLLSELDDIITEIVFMNEAKVVVHQSVEELKEQTNTAKISDGIISILKSMKK, encoded by the coding sequence ATGATTGAAATTAAAAATTTAACTAAGAAATTCAATAAATTCACCGCTTTGAATGATATCAACTTGTCGTTTCAAAATGGACATTCTATTGCGTTAATTGGACCCAACGGTTGTGGAAAAACAACTCTGATAAAATGTATTCTGGGATTAAATGTCGTAATAGATGGTGACATCCTGGTGGATGGAAGAAGCGTAAAAGAAGATTACAAATATCGTGAGATTATCGGGTATATGCCGCAGATCGGCCGTTATCCTGAAAACATGACAATTGAAGAAACGATCAAGATGATTAAAGATACCCGAAAAAATACGGATGCTGATCTTGACACCGAACTTCTGGACGCCTTTGAACTCAGAGAAATTTACGACAAAAAAATGCGCACTCTTTCAGGTGGAACTACGCAGAAGGTAAGTGCTGTTCTGGCATTCTTGTTTAATCCAAAAGTGATCATTCTAGACGAACCCACCGCTGGTTTGGATCCCTTGGCGACTGAGATCCTGAAAAACAAAATCATTAAAGAAAAAAATAAAGGCAAATTGATTATCATTACCTCTCACTTATTGAGTGAATTAGATGATATTATTACTGAAATTGTTTTCATGAATGAGGCAAAAGTGGTCGTTCACCAATCTGTTGAAGAGTTAAAAGAACAGACGAACACTGCAAAAATTTCTGACGGAATTATTTCCATCTTAAAAAGCATGAAGAAATGA
- a CDS encoding ABC transporter permease subunit: protein MNKIARFILFDILKNKIVILYTILLFIISWSVLGLENNFTKATLSLLNVVLLVVPLVSIIFSTIYVYNSSQFIELLLSQPVPRGKVWFNLFLGLSTALIFAFLIGCGIPILLYSSIETGASLLITGIFLTVIFTSLAMLAAIYSRDRAKGIGISIFIWMFFAIIYDGILLVLMFQFADYPIEGIMATLAAVNPIGLSRIFVLLQLEVAAMLGQAGAIFKQVFGSGGGMVISLIILAIWTLVPFLWSLIMFNKKDL from the coding sequence ATGAATAAAATAGCGCGTTTTATCTTATTTGATATTTTAAAAAATAAAATTGTCATCCTGTACACCATTTTACTTTTTATCATTTCCTGGTCGGTGCTGGGTTTAGAAAATAATTTTACGAAGGCAACTTTAAGCTTATTAAATGTCGTTTTACTGGTTGTTCCTTTAGTAAGCATTATATTTTCTACAATTTATGTTTATAACAGCAGTCAATTTATTGAGTTACTTTTGAGTCAGCCTGTACCAAGAGGAAAAGTATGGTTTAATTTATTCCTGGGATTATCCACTGCATTAATATTTGCTTTTTTGATTGGTTGTGGAATTCCGATCTTGCTCTATTCTTCGATTGAAACTGGTGCATCTTTATTGATTACCGGGATTTTTCTTACGGTTATATTTACTTCTCTGGCAATGTTGGCCGCTATTTACAGTAGAGACCGAGCAAAAGGAATTGGTATTTCTATTTTCATCTGGATGTTCTTTGCAATTATTTATGACGGTATTTTACTTGTATTGATGTTTCAATTTGCAGACTATCCAATAGAAGGAATTATGGCAACGTTAGCAGCAGTTAACCCCATCGGACTATCCAGAATCTTCGTTCTTTTACAGTTAGAAGTGGCAGCAATGCTGGGGCAGGCAGGTGCAATTTTCAAGCAGGTTTTCGGATCAGGAGGTGGAATGGTTATCTCACTCATCATTTTAGCGATCTGGACTTTAGTGCCGTTTCTTTGGTCTTTAATTATGTTTAATAAAAAAGATCTTTAA
- a CDS encoding fasciclin domain-containing protein, whose amino-acid sequence MKKSIMLLAVISLAFSSCNQSEAATTATTETSETVGAGQEAVQDDDSAPDIVKLAAGNADLSTLVAGVKAAGLATSLSNAGPFTVFAPTNAAFDNLPAGTLEDLLKPENVDKLNDILSHHTYVGVIKTDQLTDGQNLGMVDGKPISIKIVDGKPVVNGTINIIASVPASNGIVHVIDSVILPN is encoded by the coding sequence ATGAAAAAGTCAATCATGTTGCTTGCAGTTATTTCACTCGCATTCTCTTCTTGCAACCAGAGTGAGGCAGCAACAACAGCCACTACCGAAACTTCAGAAACCGTGGGTGCAGGTCAGGAAGCAGTACAAGATGATGACAGTGCGCCAGATATTGTAAAATTAGCCGCTGGAAATGCAGATCTATCAACTTTAGTCGCTGGAGTAAAAGCAGCCGGCTTAGCAACTTCATTAAGTAATGCAGGACCATTTACGGTCTTTGCACCGACTAATGCTGCATTTGATAATTTACCTGCGGGAACATTAGAAGATCTACTGAAACCTGAAAATGTAGATAAACTGAATGACATTTTAAGCCACCATACTTACGTAGGCGTGATTAAAACAGACCAATTAACAGACGGACAAAATCTTGGTATGGTAGATGGAAAACCAATCAGTATTAAGATCGTAGATGGAAAGCCAGTTGTAAATGGCACCATTAATATTATTGCATCAGTACCCGCTTCTAATGGAATCGTTCACGTTATTGACAGCGTAATTCTACCGAACTAA
- a CDS encoding Crp/Fnr family transcriptional regulator has product MGFVLDDDLVEVTNAEFKRYYKGDMVLNEGDCSEWFYYLKQGELSVSNLTEKGKELLQHKVKSGHFFAEPAVLLGEPFPGNVEVCSDKVEIVRIKRDSLIDYLKSHPEKLFEFTLSVARKSIKKSQLLKQIVLFNPEDRILLQLRDYKRDYGKTTDKVMVEMTRKEISHMTGLRIETVIRAIKKMEKEGKLEIVNGKIFI; this is encoded by the coding sequence ATGGGTTTTGTACTAGATGATGATTTGGTGGAAGTAACTAACGCTGAATTTAAAAGATATTACAAAGGTGATATGGTTTTAAATGAAGGTGATTGTTCAGAGTGGTTTTACTATTTAAAACAAGGCGAATTGTCAGTATCCAATTTAACCGAAAAAGGTAAAGAGCTTTTACAACACAAGGTCAAAAGCGGACATTTTTTTGCGGAACCAGCTGTTCTTTTAGGTGAGCCTTTTCCTGGAAACGTAGAAGTGTGTTCAGACAAAGTTGAAATAGTACGCATAAAAAGAGATTCCCTGATCGATTATTTAAAATCCCACCCTGAAAAACTTTTTGAATTTACCCTTTCTGTTGCGCGAAAATCCATTAAAAAAAGCCAGTTATTAAAACAGATCGTACTTTTTAATCCAGAAGATCGCATTCTTTTACAACTCCGTGATTATAAAAGAGACTATGGTAAGACTACTGATAAAGTGATGGTAGAAATGACTCGAAAAGAAATCTCTCACATGACGGGACTTCGAATAGAGACAGTGATCCGGGCCATCAAAAAGATGGAAAAGGAAGGGAAACTGGAGATTGTAAATGGAAAAATTTTCATTTAG